The Oryza brachyantha chromosome 6, ObraRS2, whole genome shotgun sequence region ACCATCTCTCTTTAGCTCACCACCTTCCCTAGCCGCACCCCCTGCTCTAGAGGTCCTGACGCTGCCATCGCTCCTCGGTCTCTCCACGCGACGACACCACCACCCTGGCCGACGACGCGCGATGACACCTCGGCCCATGATGACGTCGCCCTAGCCGTCGGCTCCCCAATCTCTCCGCATGATGACGCCTCTGTCCCGGCTGACGACACGCGATGACGGCCCAGCCGACAATGATGTCGCCCTGGCCACCGGCTCCCCGATCTCTCCGCGCGACGACGCCTCCGCCTTGGCCGAcgacgtgcgccgccgctccggccaCTGGCTCCCCGATCTCTCTGCGCGACGACCGCCGCCCCCGTCACCGCCGTCTGCTTCCTCCCCGTCTGCGAGACtaaggcggccggcggcgagcgggggCGCTCGGGAGCGGGGCGAGGCAGTCGGCGACGGGCACtcgggtcgtcgtcgtcattgGGTCATCGTCCGTCGCGGCCTCCTGCACTCAGTGCCCGGCGCCATCGCGCGCCTTCCCTGGCCGACGCGCCCCTAACCGACGGCCATCGCCGCTCGTGTCGTCCCTGGTCGGCGCGCCTTCCGTGCCCAGTGCTGTCTTAGGGCGCGGTCACCGCCTGCgccatccaccgccgcctGTCTGTTGCTCCCgtgggagagagaaagaatgagaaagaaagagaaaaggaaagtgGGGGAGAGAGAttgagggagagggagagaaaaaaagagaggaggatGACATGTGGAGCCCAGCTGTCATGGACTTGGAATAGAGAGGGTAAATAGAGAGACTGTTGGAGTAAAAAGCGAATTTGGGTGGCTAAATTAAATGGGGAGTGGCCAAATAGGCATTTGGAGAGTCCGATTTGGGCCgtttgttggagatgctctaagaatACAACTACTGTGACCAAAAGTAGATAGAAAAGGATGAAATTACATACCTGCACTGCTCCACCATCCTTAATGGTTGATGCATGAATTCTCCATCCACAGCCTTCTTGGAGATATCTCGCTCTGAATCTACAAGTATCagttttttcaacaaaaaactCAAATTCTTTCTTAATTAATGGAGTATTGAGAAATAGTCAATCTAAACTCATGCATTGAAGGGTAGATAGTATGAACAATCATGGGTGGATTATCTTTGTCGTACGCAACTTGTGGGATTTCATTATCTGCCTTAGCATCTTGTGCAACCCACTCTTCATCATCACTATCAACGATACTCAAATCATCTCGCTCTTCTTCCTCAAGCACATTATCAGTTTTAGCAGTACAGTCACCACTCTCAGATGACGTGGAATCAGTTTTATCTAGGTTTTTTTCTCACCATCTACACCTACATGCTCATAATGAAAAAATGGTTATGCATCATGTTCAACTGGTTGACTAGTACCGTCTTGCTAAGTAAAAAATGCTTGAGAGGGGACCGGAAGTGATGGAGTGCATGGCACAATAGCTTGGGACAGATCACCATGGTTTATCAGTGTGATTACCACCCCTTTTAGTATGACTAGAGCACTCGAACATGGATGTCAAATCTTGATCTTTGCCTGTTGGATTGAGTTCTTTCCTAATAGCATGAACATAATGCTCAGATGGAGTCTCATTTATGCCCCAAGGATATTTTTGACATATATCACCCAAAAACTCTTTGCAGCTAGTTATGTTTACATCAACTAGccatttcaaacaaaaatcacCCAGAAATTCAGGTCTACATGTCTTCTCCACTATTCTCACATCAAGTAAATAGGTAGAAAATGAGTCCATTTTATTGATGAACACATCATTGATgtgcaataaaaatataactactCCAGTCGCCACAACAAAATTGTAAGATCAACTCAATGGATCTATAAGGTAAGAGACATACCTTCAAGTACCCAAGATGAATCCATCAATTCATGCTCATCACCAGTTATGGGATGACACCATCGAGGGGAAGGAGAAGTCTGGAGTTGATTTGAGCTAAGATGCCTTCGCATCTTCCTTCCACACTTAATGGAGTCCAGCCACCTTAACTATCCTGTCTAGCCCAGCCGCACTCACCACCACCTTCCGTGCCTCTCAAAGTTGAGTCGCCGCTGCCTAGAGCATCCCCTCCTTGTATGTCCTTCCATACGGCCGATAGTCGAGGCATCATTGAAACCACCTTCCACAACATTGATAGTCGAGCGACCGATATATCTGCTTTCCACCATGCCTGGAGCCGAGATGATGCCGTCAACATCCCATATGGACTTCCCACTGCCTCCCATGCCTACTAGACCACCCTTTCCAGGTAGAGAGGATTCAGCACCGCTGGGACCTAATGCGCCTCCTCCGTCTTACGTGCCGTCGGCGTCCAAGGAGCCATCGCCTCCCTCTACTGTGCCGCTTGGAAGCTCAAGATTGCCGCCCGACATGGATCCATGAAGGCTGCCGCTGCCCGATGCagatccaaaaaaatcacatcaccACCCTTAGTGTTAGCCATTTTCAACTTACAACCTGCgtttttttagagatttttttttaaccttgtgCCCTTGGAATTTTGTCCCATGGTAGGAAGACCAGTTGGtcattttaacaaaattaacattGCCTAACAGAGCTAGTTTAACGGACTGGTGGTAGCTATAACATTTATTAGAAGTTGTGGCTTTGTAAGATGATATTTCCTACGAGTCATATTTATCGATGATATTTGTTAGAATTAGACGCAcgttaataatatttattagaaCTAGATGCTCGTGGATagtatttattagattttctaaaaagaaaactcaTTGTAAACGGCTAATTCAAAGAAACCGGTCTGCCACTGCCTGTATCTGTATGGCATCGCAGACGACTCGCTCTCTCCTGATTTACCAAGGAAACAGTCATTTGTTTATGCAGAGAAGGGAGGATTTTAGGCGTCCAGGGTTTTAGctccgccatcgccatggccatggccatccCCATCCCACCTCtattccttctcctcctctagTCTGCCGTCTACCCCGCAatggcggcctcctcctcctcccggctCTTCGCGTCCCTccacacctcctcctcccagatcaccggccgccccgccgcggcgTGGAGGGATCCCCTCGGCCTACCCGCCCCCGCTGTCAGGGTCCGTTCTTGGAGGCGCTTCGCGGGTGCCCGCTGCGAAGTCTCGCTCGCCCCGGGCCGGCGGTTCAATGTCCAGCCTCGTCGCCGGAACTCCCTGCGCGGGaaggcctcgccgccgccggcagaaCGGCAGGTGCGTGCGTGCTCAGTATGGCGGTTCCCCGGGAACCGGGTCGCGGTACAAACAAGAACCGTTCTTTTCTTTGTGTTGTTGCAGATTTTTGGTTGATGTCCTTTCTTGATCGCCAGGTACCAAAATCCGGTTCTTTGGATGCCAAGCGGCTGCCGGATCTTGATCGCGAGACGGGGATTTCTGGTGGTCTGGATGCTGTTCGAAGTGGAATTTTTGTTTCAGAATGGAACCTGGAAGGTGGTACTGACGTGGTTCGAGTCACGGAGACTGGTTCTGGAATCGTTGGCAATGCAGAGGTAGAAGGGCACGATGGCAATGTGGAGGATGTTATGATATCTGGTGCAAGAGCATTGGCTGGGGAGTTTGATACCGGTGAATGTGAGGTTTCAAAGGATAGCTCATTGTCTCAGTTTCTAACATTTGAGACAAAGGAACCGCTGGCTGTGCAAATAGATAAGCCTCAATTGGTGGGCATTGCTTTGAGCGGTTTTGCAACACTGTGTGCTGCGTGCATTGTGCTCGTGGTGTCGAAGTTGATTTGGGGAGATGATAAGAAATATTTGCCAAGGAACATGTATGAAATTCTTAGGCCTGGGATGAATGAGGGTGAATTGGACAAAGGTGGCATCAATGTTGTTCCCAAGAATGTAAAATCTCCAGCAGATTTATTAGGGAGACCACAGTTAGATAGACGTAAATTGATGAATAACATCAACAGAGCTAAACGATCTAGAGAATTATGCACCCTCAGTAATGTATTTGGTTACTGTAGTGTTGCAAATTGTTGTGATGCAATTATAACAGAGATCAGAAGAATGGTAACAAATGTTCATATGTTATTTACAGAAATCCTTAAAGAAAGCAAAACAAGGAGACAAAATTATGTTTTGCTTCCACACCCTGTTTCTACCAATGGCCAAGTGGTTTCTGCAAGTCACGGTCAATTTTCTGCATGTCTCAGTGATATGTTGGGCAGTACTAAATTACCTGATATCAGTATATCCAATAATATTATTGAGGAAAGTGTGGAGTCATCCGTGGATTTCAAGAACGGTTCACATGACATGGACAGTAGTGTCAAAGATCAGAACAATGTTGGAGATATTGAATTACCCAAGACCACACCTACTAGTCATATGCCGATTGATGCAAAGAATAGTAAGCCCATGATAGATATGGCTGAAATAGAAGAATATAGTGATTctccatatgaatatattcCTGATCTTATCCCATCATTTGAatttgaaggaaaaaggaaatttcCAGACATAGGTATGAGGAATGCGGATGACTTTTTTGGAATAAAATCATCTTCAGAGATCAGTAGTGACACGGAGGTGATTGATACCAATGATAATTCACACCAGTTTAGCATTAATGTTGTCTCAAAAGTAGCTGACAATTTGTCATCTGGTTATTCCAACATCACAGCATTTGAGTCAGAAAGTAAGAAAATACCCATGGATATTAATGGGAATGATCTAAATAACTTTCGAGATATTGAACCACCAAGCACTTTTGCAAATGATGATGTTCAGGCAGTTCAATATGAACAATTTTGTCATAGCATAAGCATGATAGGTAAAGAAGCTCATATAAATCCAGCAACTGCTGATGTTTTGACTACAAAATCACCTCAGAGAATCAGTGAAGAGCCTTTAGATCTGATGAGAGAGAATGTACAGTCCATTCAAGAACCATCTGGCTCTATTATGGATGACAAACATATAGTTCATGCAAATCAGATAAACAACATTGTAAGCGGAAGTCATGATGAAATACAGGCTAGTTCAGAAGCAGACAGTACTGGGACAATTGACAATGCTAGCACATCATCAGTTTATGCCCTGCCGGAAGAATCAATATGGCAAAGTGCAAAAAAGTTAACAAAGAACACATCTTACAACGAAGAACCTGAAGAATctattataaaaaggaaaattaaaaTGC contains the following coding sequences:
- the LOC102711627 gene encoding uncharacterized protein LOC102711627; its protein translation is MAASSSSRLFASLHTSSSQITGRPAAAWRDPLGLPAPAVRVRSWRRFAGARCEVSLAPGRRFNVQPRRRNSLRGKASPPPAERQVPKSGSLDAKRLPDLDRETGISGGLDAVRSGIFVSEWNLEGGTDVVRVTETGSGIVGNAEVEGHDGNVEDVMISGARALAGEFDTGECEVSKDSSLSQFLTFETKEPLAVQIDKPQLVGIALSGFATLCAACIVLVVSKLIWGDDKKYLPRNMYEILRPGMNEGELDKGGINVVPKNVKSPADLLGRPQLDRRKLMNNINRAKRSRELCTLSNVFGYCSVANCCDAIITEIRRMVTNVHMLFTEILKESKTRRQNYVLLPHPVSTNGQVVSASHGQFSACLSDMLGSTKLPDISISNNIIEESVESSVDFKNGSHDMDSSVKDQNNVGDIELPKTTPTSHMPIDAKNSKPMIDMAEIEEYSDSPYEYIPDLIPSFEFEGKRKFPDIGMRNADDFFGIKSSSEISSDTEVIDTNDNSHQFSINVVSKVADNLSSGYSNITAFESESKKIPMDINGNDLNNFRDIEPPSTFANDDVQAVQYEQFCHSISMIGKEAHINPATADVLTTKSPQRISEEPLDLMRENVQSIQEPSGSIMDDKHIVHANQINNIVSGSHDEIQASSEADSTGTIDNASTSSVYALPEESIWQSAKKLTKNTSYNEEPEESIIKRKIKMHQEVCKDNDAQTKNNVGGVPEIGTKVDPSNGVCKTERVAKKRLKKMPCDKGVKVPTQDIVQSNSMAGKKSCSQNVKRTRNNLKSAPRNQGAQTRQEISETAPIVNLPDDAPRAENMKPFHGSGSSGEIRSPMYSDTFNEAQPNGFSIGTMRKEKPKHNFQALESVDAAAVKIETNKHADNVRNERAIDFDISNLGVTTPKKMTKRRSLKRRKSTNGLRGATDVPSDV